A single genomic interval of Candidatus Dormiibacterota bacterium harbors:
- the hemA gene encoding glutamyl-tRNA reductase, producing MVVAGLSFRTAPLAVRERAAVPEAEARNLLRYLVGHSGLLEAAVVSTCNRTEFYLVSPAPELTDEVVPRLVRYLDPAGAHGLAEHLSARRGADAVRHIFRVAAGLDSMVLGEAQILGQFKAAHRLARGAGTLDARLDFVMRRAVSVAKRVRTETGVGRSTGSVTELALDHAREALGGLEGRGILLVGAGKMSAAAARRLAASGARLTITSRSGEAAEALAREVDGEAATEGAVAAAGEDVDLVICSTSSTRPVLTAADVERIQRNRRGRPLCIVDIAVPRDVDPAAAEVPGVSLVDLDALGRRVEHNLRRRRDELPAAERIVERELLRTIAVVGERDAAGPTIAALARQAEALRRREVDRTAARLGWTDEASRRHLDALTRSLVRKLLHAPISHIKDNVDDPGVALALREAFALDDAESSRGTP from the coding sequence ATGGTCGTCGCCGGGCTCAGCTTCCGCACCGCCCCGCTGGCGGTGCGCGAGCGTGCCGCGGTGCCCGAGGCGGAGGCGCGCAACCTGCTCCGCTACCTGGTCGGCCACAGCGGCCTGCTCGAGGCGGCGGTGGTCTCCACCTGCAACCGCACCGAGTTCTACCTGGTCTCGCCCGCGCCCGAGCTCACCGACGAGGTGGTGCCCCGGCTGGTGCGCTACCTCGACCCCGCCGGCGCCCACGGCCTCGCCGAGCACCTGAGCGCGCGCCGCGGCGCCGACGCGGTGCGCCACATCTTCCGGGTGGCCGCGGGCCTCGACAGCATGGTGCTCGGCGAGGCCCAGATCCTCGGGCAGTTCAAGGCGGCCCACCGGCTGGCCCGCGGCGCCGGCACCCTCGACGCCCGCCTCGACTTCGTGATGCGCCGGGCGGTCAGCGTCGCCAAGCGGGTGCGGACCGAGACCGGCGTGGGCCGCAGCACCGGCAGCGTCACCGAGCTCGCCCTCGACCATGCCCGCGAGGCGCTGGGCGGCCTCGAGGGCCGCGGCATCCTCCTCGTCGGCGCCGGCAAGATGAGTGCCGCCGCCGCCCGCCGGCTGGCCGCCTCCGGCGCCCGGCTGACCATCACCTCGCGGAGCGGCGAGGCCGCGGAGGCGCTGGCCCGCGAGGTCGACGGCGAGGCCGCCACCGAGGGCGCCGTCGCCGCCGCCGGCGAGGACGTCGACCTGGTGATCTGCTCGACCTCGAGCACCCGCCCGGTGCTCACCGCGGCCGACGTCGAGCGGATCCAGCGCAACCGGCGCGGCCGCCCCCTCTGCATCGTCGACATCGCCGTGCCCCGCGACGTCGACCCCGCCGCCGCCGAGGTGCCCGGGGTCAGCCTGGTCGACCTCGACGCCCTCGGCCGCCGGGTCGAGCACAACCTCCGGCGCCGCCGCGACGAGCTCCCCGCGGCGGAGCGGATCGTCGAGCGCGAGCTGCTCCGGACCATCGCCGTGGTCGGCGAGCGCGACGCCGCCGGGCCCACCATCGCGGCGCTGGCGCGCCAGGCCGAGGCGCTGCGCCGTCGCGAGGTCGACCGCACCGCGGCCAGGCTGGGCTGGACCGACGAGGCGAGCCGCAGGCACCTGGACGCGCTGACCCGGAGCCTGGTGCGCAAGCTGCTCCACGCGCCGATCAGCCACATCA